The Thalassotalea psychrophila genome window below encodes:
- a CDS encoding right-handed parallel beta-helix repeat-containing protein yields MNEELSYFKKGLYFGAGFSVFAFILAIAGYFIFKPSLSVAKQLSQKIEQKLGGGHFSDEVDPTSRIAINFDKRANPYLDKPFQTPKNYRNVYVNTASALSEAVRNANAEGGNVLISLADGEYKIKRTLNIKADNIALVSDNNKPEKVIIKANGMFKHSRATNLIKVSGDHFLLDGITLQGAIHHLIQIAGENDADYPVIRNCVMRDSYQQLLKVSYDKKGAPEMSSDFGLIEHCQFYYSAGIGPNYYIGGVDAHAGNGWIIRNNSFKDIASPDKRIAEHAIHIWNNSYNPIIINNTFEDCDRAIGLGMLKTRVHKNITYSNKGGLIKNNIIIHHDNGDPFADTGIVIEDSPLTKIVGNRVWLEHDYPRAIEYRYKSTVEVLIENNITNKTITSRDGGNAKVVNNKLSKSKKEVLKL; encoded by the coding sequence ATGAATGAAGAACTATCGTATTTCAAAAAAGGACTGTATTTTGGCGCCGGATTTTCCGTCTTTGCATTTATATTGGCAATAGCTGGCTATTTTATATTTAAACCAAGCCTTTCTGTGGCTAAACAGTTAAGTCAAAAAATTGAACAAAAACTCGGTGGTGGTCACTTTTCTGATGAGGTTGATCCAACATCAAGAATTGCTATAAATTTTGACAAAAGAGCAAACCCATATCTTGATAAACCTTTTCAAACACCCAAGAATTATCGTAATGTTTATGTAAATACAGCATCGGCATTAAGTGAAGCTGTTCGTAATGCTAATGCTGAAGGTGGCAATGTATTAATATCATTGGCCGATGGCGAATATAAAATAAAAAGAACGCTAAATATCAAAGCCGATAACATCGCTTTAGTAAGCGATAACAATAAGCCGGAAAAGGTAATAATCAAAGCAAACGGCATGTTTAAACACAGCCGAGCGACAAATTTAATTAAAGTCTCCGGAGATCATTTCTTACTAGATGGCATTACTCTACAGGGCGCTATCCACCATTTAATTCAAATTGCAGGGGAGAACGATGCCGACTATCCAGTGATCAGAAATTGCGTAATGAGAGATTCATATCAGCAACTACTAAAAGTCTCTTACGATAAAAAAGGTGCCCCTGAAATGTCTTCCGACTTTGGTTTAATAGAACACTGCCAATTTTACTATAGCGCAGGAATTGGGCCAAATTATTATATCGGTGGCGTCGATGCACATGCAGGAAACGGTTGGATTATAAGAAACAATTCATTTAAAGATATTGCCAGTCCTGATAAAAGGATCGCAGAGCATGCCATACATATTTGGAATAATAGTTACAATCCAATCATAATCAACAACACTTTCGAAGATTGCGACCGTGCAATTGGTTTAGGGATGTTAAAGACCAGGGTACATAAAAATATTACCTATTCGAATAAAGGCGGCCTGATCAAAAACAATATAATAATACATCATGATAACGGCGATCCATTTGCTGACACAGGCATAGTGATTGAGGACAGTCCATTAACTAAAATTGTTGGCAATCGTGTTTGGCTCGAACACGATTACCCTAGAGCTATTGAATATAGATATAAATCAACGGTAGAGGTACTTATCGAAAACAACATCACTAACAAAACAATCACTAGCCGTGACGGTGGTAACGCAAAAGTTGTAAATAACAAACTTTCCAAATCAAAAAAAGAAGTATTAAAACTCTAA
- a CDS encoding glycosyltransferase encodes MKISFIIPHKGREEMLIKTLQSIFQQDYDQNELEIFIITQNLELKQTVELISQRRNVTILYHDSANTIAKLRNEGAKRANGQYLAFIDADVHLSPNWVYQVRHDLHARQNRIISSCIQACEKSAKPLEQLRTALSNFYVDCECHFLPGRNLFLTTTNFEKIGGFPEHLETCEDYYFTDKAAQLGSLFYSSKASYIHLGEDKSYKELFFKEIWRAKSNLKSLFGRSFNLSEIPSWLAPIGFFIIIMCLSISLFTSLNTLTWLSLLVIPISIYAIRGYCLAKRKIGLNQWFIFYLVYLPARSIGTIWGLFKVLRR; translated from the coding sequence ATGAAAATCTCTTTCATCATACCGCATAAAGGCAGAGAGGAAATGCTGATAAAAACCCTGCAATCAATTTTCCAGCAGGATTATGATCAAAATGAACTTGAGATTTTTATAATTACTCAAAATTTAGAACTCAAACAGACTGTTGAATTAATCAGCCAACGCCGAAACGTAACTATTCTTTATCACGACTCGGCAAATACTATCGCCAAACTAAGAAACGAAGGAGCCAAACGAGCTAATGGGCAGTATTTAGCATTTATTGATGCCGATGTTCATCTATCACCAAACTGGGTTTACCAAGTACGGCATGACTTGCATGCAAGACAAAATAGGATTATTAGCAGCTGTATACAAGCATGTGAAAAATCGGCAAAACCACTGGAACAACTTAGAACTGCTCTTAGTAATTTTTATGTAGATTGTGAATGCCATTTTTTGCCTGGCCGTAACTTATTTTTAACCACGACTAATTTTGAAAAAATTGGCGGTTTTCCCGAACATCTAGAAACCTGTGAGGATTATTATTTTACCGATAAAGCTGCCCAGCTAGGTTCGCTATTTTATAGTTCCAAAGCCTCTTATATACATTTAGGAGAAGATAAAAGTTACAAGGAATTATTTTTCAAAGAAATTTGGCGAGCAAAATCAAATTTAAAATCATTATTCGGTCGTAGTTTTAATTTGTCTGAAATACCAAGTTGGCTTGCTCCAATTGGCTTTTTTATTATTATCATGTGCTTATCAATAAGCCTTTTCACATCTTTAAATACATTAACCTGGTTAAGTCTATTAGTTATTCCTATAAGTATTTACGCAATTAGAGGGTATTGCTTAGCTAAAAGAAAAATAGGACTTAATCAATGGTTTATCTTCTATCTGGTTTATCTTCCGGCTCGTTCAATTGGCACCATCTGGGGCCTGTTTAAGGTATTACGGAGGTAG
- a CDS encoding glycosyltransferase, whose protein sequence is MIKILHVTFDMCIGGTEQVIKNIIQGCDNSQFEMAILCIESPLGPFAKELQENGITIFELNRKPGFDVNLIFRIRDIIKNHNFNLLHCHQYSPWVYGACAAILTKSQVIFTEHGRFYPEKSSFKRKLVNPLLNIITAQITAISNATKQALVVHEGIREKNIKVIYNGIKPIKVDSANAKALRQSLKIDDKQTVLGTVARLDPIKNHIMMLKAFSQLLKTHPNTILLIVGDGEEKANLTKLSRQLKINNKVFFTGYIEQPNDHIGIMDIFLLSSYSEGTPITLLEALSIGKPCVVTDVGGNPEIIHHDINGLICASNDHINFAESICAIVDDPDKYSKYSTLGKERFKRSFSIKTMADAYEYFYSNITANKA, encoded by the coding sequence ATGATTAAAATTCTCCATGTGACCTTTGATATGTGTATTGGTGGCACCGAACAAGTTATCAAAAATATAATACAGGGTTGTGATAACTCTCAGTTTGAAATGGCAATTCTGTGCATTGAATCCCCTTTAGGTCCTTTTGCTAAAGAATTACAAGAAAATGGTATAACAATTTTTGAGCTCAATCGTAAACCAGGTTTTGATGTAAATCTTATTTTCAGAATTAGAGATATCATAAAAAATCATAACTTTAACCTTTTGCACTGTCATCAATACAGTCCGTGGGTTTATGGGGCTTGTGCTGCAATATTAACTAAAAGCCAAGTTATATTTACCGAACACGGTAGATTCTATCCAGAAAAGAGCAGCTTCAAACGTAAGTTAGTTAATCCTTTACTAAATATAATTACGGCTCAAATCACTGCAATTTCAAACGCCACAAAACAGGCGTTGGTTGTTCATGAAGGCATTAGAGAAAAAAATATTAAAGTGATCTATAACGGTATCAAGCCAATTAAAGTAGATTCTGCTAATGCTAAAGCCTTAAGGCAAAGCTTAAAAATAGATGATAAGCAAACCGTACTTGGTACAGTTGCCAGGCTGGATCCGATAAAAAATCATATCATGATGCTAAAAGCGTTTTCTCAACTTTTAAAAACACATCCAAATACCATATTGCTTATTGTTGGTGATGGTGAAGAAAAAGCAAACCTTACAAAACTTTCGCGACAACTTAAAATTAACAATAAGGTATTTTTTACTGGCTATATTGAACAACCGAATGACCATATCGGGATCATGGATATCTTCTTATTGTCATCATACAGTGAAGGCACACCAATAACATTGCTAGAAGCCCTCTCTATAGGAAAACCCTGTGTAGTAACAGATGTAGGAGGCAACCCTGAAATTATTCACCACGATATTAATGGTTTGATATGTGCAAGTAATGATCATATAAACTTCGCAGAATCGATCTGTGCAATCGTAGATGATCCAGATAAATATTCGAAGTATTCGACTCTTGGCAAAGAGCGTTTTAAACGGTCATTCTCGATCAAAACAATGGCAGATGCTTATGAATATTTCTATTCTAACATTACGGCTAATAAGGCTTGA
- a CDS encoding O-antigen ligase family protein — MLNIILFITTYVSGFILTFFRLPVFAFVLYETVYFYYPQNRWWGVSIPDISYSFFAVLLMVFALLIKLPEHIKNKLFSAPQFKWVYLLLFIYGITYFWATSQNIHFDAFVYFLKLVIIISIAYKLIDTDEKLNLVLYGYIFGAWYISFLAWQLGRNSGIRLEGIGTVDSPDANGIAAAIAPAIVISLYYFWVTKQLWLKALFAVSGVFIANSLILINSRGAFLAVLLSVCFFMAHMFFSKYKRELQKRTAITLTILGILGSLYLADNLFIERISTIKEARIDQEKESGSTRLIFWHAALKLSIDHPMGLGYKGFNLYSPLYIDESIETGKNKYRSVHSSWLEALTEAGYIGFAVFITMIYSSFKTLKVCKQYLSEKRQLDKYYKVIAIEAAFIAFLIAMTFLNRMRSEILYWCILYSACAYNIYILRGKDNDEKS, encoded by the coding sequence ATGTTAAATATTATATTATTTATCACTACCTATGTTTCTGGATTTATATTAACGTTTTTCAGATTACCTGTTTTTGCTTTTGTACTTTATGAAACTGTATATTTTTATTACCCACAAAATCGTTGGTGGGGCGTTTCAATACCCGATATTAGTTACTCATTCTTTGCCGTTTTATTAATGGTTTTCGCTTTACTTATAAAATTGCCTGAACATATCAAAAATAAGTTGTTTTCAGCGCCACAGTTTAAGTGGGTCTATTTGTTATTATTTATTTATGGCATAACTTATTTTTGGGCTACCTCACAAAATATACATTTTGACGCTTTTGTATATTTTTTAAAATTAGTAATTATTATTTCCATCGCCTACAAACTAATCGATACTGATGAAAAATTAAATTTAGTTCTTTATGGTTACATTTTTGGCGCTTGGTATATCAGCTTTCTTGCTTGGCAATTAGGACGTAACAGTGGAATAAGATTAGAAGGCATTGGCACAGTTGATTCTCCAGATGCCAACGGAATTGCTGCAGCAATAGCCCCAGCAATAGTCATCTCGTTATATTATTTCTGGGTTACAAAACAACTGTGGTTGAAAGCTTTATTTGCTGTCAGCGGTGTCTTTATTGCAAACAGTTTAATTTTAATTAATAGTCGTGGAGCATTCTTAGCGGTACTTCTTAGTGTTTGTTTTTTTATGGCACATATGTTTTTTTCGAAATACAAAAGAGAATTACAAAAAAGAACTGCTATTACATTAACTATACTAGGCATACTTGGTTCATTATATTTAGCTGATAATTTGTTCATTGAAAGGATTTCTACGATTAAAGAAGCGCGCATAGACCAAGAAAAAGAATCAGGTTCAACACGACTTATATTTTGGCATGCTGCATTAAAATTATCTATCGACCATCCGATGGGGTTAGGCTACAAGGGTTTTAATCTTTATTCCCCTCTTTATATTGATGAAAGTATCGAAACTGGTAAAAACAAATATCGCTCTGTTCACTCGTCTTGGTTAGAAGCTTTAACCGAGGCAGGGTATATCGGTTTCGCAGTTTTTATTACTATGATTTATTCTTCGTTTAAAACTTTAAAAGTTTGCAAACAATATTTATCTGAAAAAAGGCAACTAGATAAATATTATAAAGTCATCGCAATTGAGGCAGCTTTTATTGCTTTTTTAATCGCAATGACATTTCTAAATAGGATGCGTTCAGAAATTTTATATTGGTGTATTTTGTACAGTGCATGTGCGTACAACATCTATATTTTAAGAGGTAAGGATAATGATGAAAAAAGTTAA
- a CDS encoding sulfotransferase family protein: MTDNYPIFILGTQRSGTTLLARILSAHPDIFIQNELDLSKCFDQKHDTPTITDAIKHQILTKSDVCIDTEISKNQHLVWGLKDPQLTEHTNKLLLFLPKSKFILIVRDARGVVNSYIENKWGLGTNAYSGSLRWRKEVSQQLDFMNKYPDNFLFIRYEDIIEDLETSMKQVCQFLGKAFSQELLKYDQKSSNYIKRRENINTFKKPDPTLATKWKNRLSTFQVSIIEELCDDLMTRLDYPLLTQGVTLNPWQKLYFIIHQKIIGEIQLQYRWRKSAIFSWLQKYQNKAFFKER; this comes from the coding sequence ATGACTGACAACTATCCGATATTCATCCTTGGGACTCAGCGTTCAGGTACTACATTACTCGCCCGAATCCTTTCTGCACACCCAGATATTTTCATTCAAAATGAATTAGATTTATCTAAATGCTTTGACCAAAAACATGATACCCCGACAATAACAGATGCGATAAAACATCAGATTTTAACAAAGTCTGATGTCTGCATAGATACAGAGATCAGCAAAAATCAACACCTAGTTTGGGGCCTAAAAGATCCACAATTAACAGAACACACAAATAAGTTATTATTATTTTTACCAAAATCAAAATTCATTTTAATTGTGCGAGATGCCAGGGGAGTGGTTAATTCTTATATTGAAAACAAATGGGGGCTGGGCACAAATGCATACAGTGGTTCGTTGCGTTGGAGGAAAGAAGTCAGTCAACAACTCGATTTCATGAACAAGTATCCCGACAATTTTTTATTCATTCGCTATGAAGATATTATCGAAGATCTTGAAACATCGATGAAACAAGTGTGCCAATTTTTAGGTAAAGCATTTAGTCAGGAACTGTTGAAGTATGATCAAAAGTCCAGCAATTATATTAAACGCAGAGAAAATATAAACACCTTCAAGAAGCCAGATCCCACTTTGGCGACAAAGTGGAAAAACAGACTCTCAACCTTCCAAGTAAGTATCATAGAAGAGCTTTGTGATGATTTAATGACACGTCTTGATTACCCATTATTAACTCAAGGTGTGACACTAAACCCTTGGCAGAAACTTTACTTCATTATTCATCAAAAAATCATAGGAGAAATTCAATTACAATATCGGTGGCGGAAAAGTGCAATTTTTTCATGGCTCCAAAAATACCAAAACAAAGCGTTCTTTAAAGAAAGGTAA
- a CDS encoding glycosyltransferase — translation MRAQVKILEFICPTGFYGAERWILALMNNLDANKASVELVTTAEKENQDQELLNKVQQMGLPATAIKMKHRFDLSVIPKLCKLIQQRNIDIIHSHGYKSDIISLIAAKKCGIKCISTPHGFENTSDFKLRFYIWLGNLVMRYFDRVVPLSPQLLQDCHALMTDKNKLVYIQNGVDFSEADVVKNEMTQGDKSSEKVIGFIGQLISRKNLTDTISAFAILLSRQKNLKLIIIGEGEEQQTLQSFAKQLGCEDKIEFLGYRDDRLKLLSNFDLFMLSSTLEGIPRCLMEAAYLQVPIVAYDIPGVDKIITHNQSGFLAPVGDSEMMAKYAETLLYNDKVKDKIILAAEKNVIENYSAKRMANEYCQLFLDLTKHQ, via the coding sequence ATGAGAGCACAGGTTAAAATACTGGAATTTATCTGCCCTACTGGTTTTTATGGCGCTGAAAGGTGGATATTGGCATTAATGAATAATCTCGATGCCAATAAAGCCTCAGTTGAGCTCGTTACAACCGCAGAAAAGGAAAATCAAGATCAAGAATTGCTTAATAAAGTGCAGCAAATGGGATTGCCAGCAACAGCAATAAAGATGAAGCATCGTTTCGATTTATCAGTGATACCCAAACTATGTAAATTAATACAACAGCGTAATATAGACATCATCCACAGCCATGGTTATAAGTCGGACATTATCAGCCTTATTGCGGCAAAAAAGTGTGGCATAAAATGCATATCTACTCCCCATGGATTTGAGAATACATCCGATTTTAAATTAAGGTTTTATATCTGGCTAGGTAATTTAGTAATGCGCTATTTCGACAGAGTTGTTCCCTTATCGCCACAATTATTACAAGACTGCCATGCATTAATGACGGATAAAAATAAACTCGTTTACATACAAAACGGCGTTGATTTTAGTGAGGCTGACGTTGTTAAAAATGAAATGACTCAAGGTGACAAGTCGTCGGAAAAAGTAATTGGTTTTATCGGCCAACTTATCTCTCGAAAAAACCTGACTGACACCATATCAGCTTTTGCAATACTGCTGTCTCGCCAGAAAAATTTAAAGCTGATAATTATTGGTGAAGGAGAAGAGCAGCAAACGCTTCAGTCATTTGCAAAACAATTAGGATGTGAGGATAAAATTGAGTTTCTAGGTTATCGAGATGACCGATTGAAATTGCTATCAAACTTTGATTTGTTCATGCTTTCCTCAACACTGGAAGGTATCCCTCGTTGTTTAATGGAAGCTGCCTACCTACAAGTTCCTATCGTAGCCTATGATATCCCTGGTGTAGATAAAATAATTACGCACAACCAGAGCGGATTTTTGGCACCTGTTGGTGATAGCGAAATGATGGCTAAATACGCGGAAACATTATTATATAACGACAAGGTAAAAGACAAAATAATTCTGGCAGCTGAGAAAAATGTTATCGAAAATTACTCAGCTAAACGCATGGCCAACGAGTACTGCCAATTATTTTTAGACTTAACAAAGCATCAATAA
- a CDS encoding oligosaccharide flippase family protein: MSSLTQQVLNSSALIISTRFIQRTIGLVSTLILARLLVPNDFGVVAFLSITLNLFQILSQVGSQQYIISRETVEPEDLNTAWTLTIGLRCCFWIVLLLLAPQICAFFNMQQALSGLYFISIILIINAFFNPGFWLYRREFKYKKVFLLEISTKIFSFLIVISIALYKPTFWALLIGDVLAALFSLLLSYLLHSFRPKFSICRFTQQWAFSKWVFAKGILGFTNQQIDILFVSKFFSAPQLGGFHLSKDMALLPATQIITPASEPILASLAKVANAPQDFAYHFRLVMMINILMALPICLFMTTNSELIIEVILGEKWRHISSIFSAFCILLFSLSIESLLTNTFIVKRKVKSLFNFNLIAILLALPVLFYVSNYSLEILATARGVLHLFVAMLMIGYLNYCYKLQLKRVFILIIPIILSTFLSGIIFEFLKPLLLTSSALLNLISYTLCFFFIFCSIQISFYLIHYNRYREHKHFIEIIQYAYKKVCTSHY; this comes from the coding sequence ATGTCATCATTAACTCAACAAGTTCTCAATAGTTCTGCGTTGATAATATCAACACGATTTATCCAAAGAACAATTGGCCTTGTTAGCACGTTAATATTGGCCAGATTACTTGTGCCAAATGATTTTGGTGTCGTTGCATTTCTATCTATTACCTTGAATTTGTTCCAAATATTGTCGCAAGTTGGTAGCCAACAATACATTATTAGTCGAGAAACTGTAGAACCTGAAGATCTTAATACCGCTTGGACTTTAACCATAGGATTAAGGTGCTGTTTTTGGATTGTATTGCTGTTACTGGCACCACAAATTTGTGCATTTTTTAATATGCAACAGGCTTTATCCGGACTATATTTCATTTCAATTATTTTAATTATAAATGCATTCTTCAACCCCGGATTTTGGCTGTACCGACGTGAATTTAAATACAAGAAAGTGTTTTTATTAGAAATATCAACAAAGATTTTTTCTTTCCTGATTGTGATATCTATAGCCTTATATAAACCAACATTTTGGGCACTATTGATCGGTGATGTGCTTGCGGCTTTGTTCTCATTACTACTCTCATATTTATTACACAGTTTTCGCCCAAAATTTTCCATTTGCAGGTTTACGCAACAGTGGGCTTTTTCAAAATGGGTTTTTGCAAAAGGAATACTAGGTTTTACTAATCAGCAGATTGACATTTTATTCGTCAGTAAATTTTTTAGTGCTCCACAATTAGGCGGATTTCATTTATCGAAAGACATGGCCCTATTACCCGCGACGCAAATAATTACCCCTGCCAGTGAACCAATATTAGCAAGTTTAGCTAAGGTAGCTAATGCCCCTCAAGACTTTGCCTATCATTTTAGGTTGGTTATGATGATTAATATATTAATGGCATTACCAATTTGTCTGTTTATGACAACAAACTCCGAATTAATCATTGAAGTAATTTTAGGTGAAAAATGGCGACATATTTCAAGTATTTTTTCAGCGTTTTGTATTTTATTATTTTCTTTAAGTATTGAATCACTATTAACAAATACGTTTATTGTAAAACGCAAAGTAAAATCGTTATTTAATTTTAATTTAATAGCAATTTTACTAGCACTGCCTGTGCTTTTTTATGTCTCAAATTACTCTCTGGAAATATTAGCTACAGCTCGAGGGGTTTTACATTTGTTTGTTGCAATGTTAATGATCGGCTATCTCAATTATTGCTATAAATTACAACTAAAGAGAGTTTTTATATTAATAATTCCGATCATATTATCGACTTTTCTTTCTGGTATTATATTCGAATTTTTAAAACCGTTGCTGTTAACTTCCAGTGCCCTGTTGAATTTAATTTCATACACACTTTGTTTCTTTTTCATTTTTTGTTCCATACAAATTAGTTTTTACTTAATTCACTACAATCGATACCGAGAGCACAAACATTTCATTGAAATTATTCAATACGCCTACAAAAAAGTATGCACTTCTCATTATTAG
- the asnB gene encoding asparagine synthase (glutamine-hydrolyzing), producing the protein MCGIAGFTCLTNIIADKSTLKEMGQSMIHRGPDAGDIYLDDCIGLCHRRLSIIDISSAGIQPMQSQCGKYIIVFNGEIYNFQQLRKELIKTGSKFVSLTDTEVLLALYQRYGEKLLDKINGMFAFAIWDKKKESLFIARDRLGKKPLYYSLFKQELIFASELKALLKIKQLPKQIRTDAVYDFFAYQYIPDPKTIYKDIFKLEPGHYLTFDKNGLHKKKYWDISFANTQDIALDQAKNSLSDLLNESTKQRMIADVPLGAFLSGGIDSSAVVSLMAQNSAEPVITCSIGFNDKQLNETEFAKAVAEQYQTHHFELTVDENVADNLEHIVSFFDEPFADPSLIPTYFVAKLAREKVTVAISGDGGDEVFAGYEKYSIDAIENNLRVKTPKFIRKNILPFSAKLFSKFNNKYCQKASSLLHSLSLDPDAAFYISNSHISNKEWDSLATGETKRAIGNYHPSSITTNFYQKCDSEDHLAKILYTDIKTYLPGDILVKVDRMSMANSLEVRAPLLDYGIAQFAASLPSHLKFNKGIKKYILKEAFKDTLPNDILNRKKMGFTPPVASWLRNELKDIAEIKLLNNEFGLVNFFKIEKINQFWQEHQQHKRDHSTLLWSMLMFQMWWDKYMVTQ; encoded by the coding sequence ATGTGCGGTATCGCAGGGTTTACTTGCTTGACTAATATCATCGCAGATAAAAGCACCCTAAAGGAAATGGGCCAATCGATGATTCATCGTGGCCCAGACGCAGGCGATATATACCTAGATGACTGCATTGGCCTTTGTCACAGAAGGCTAAGCATTATTGATATTTCTAGCGCCGGCATACAACCAATGCAATCACAATGCGGCAAATACATCATAGTATTTAATGGTGAAATTTATAACTTTCAGCAACTCCGCAAGGAGTTAATAAAAACCGGCAGTAAATTTGTTTCATTAACTGATACCGAGGTGCTGTTAGCATTATATCAGCGATATGGGGAAAAGCTTCTTGATAAGATAAACGGTATGTTTGCTTTTGCAATATGGGATAAGAAAAAGGAGTCCTTATTTATTGCACGTGACCGATTAGGCAAAAAACCACTTTACTACAGCCTGTTTAAACAAGAATTGATCTTTGCCTCTGAGTTAAAAGCCTTGTTGAAAATTAAACAGTTGCCCAAACAAATTCGTACCGATGCGGTGTATGATTTTTTTGCTTACCAGTACATACCAGATCCAAAAACAATTTATAAAGATATATTTAAACTTGAACCAGGCCATTACCTAACCTTTGATAAAAATGGTTTACATAAAAAGAAATATTGGGACATCTCCTTTGCAAACACACAAGACATTGCATTAGACCAAGCAAAGAATAGCCTTTCTGATCTTTTAAATGAAAGTACAAAACAACGTATGATTGCTGACGTGCCTTTAGGCGCATTTCTAAGCGGCGGCATAGATTCCAGTGCTGTTGTTTCTCTAATGGCACAAAACAGTGCTGAGCCGGTTATAACTTGCTCAATTGGCTTTAATGACAAACAGTTGAATGAAACTGAGTTCGCCAAAGCTGTAGCCGAGCAGTATCAGACTCATCATTTTGAATTAACCGTTGATGAAAATGTTGCTGACAACTTAGAACACATCGTGTCTTTTTTTGATGAACCCTTTGCCGACCCATCACTTATACCAACTTATTTTGTTGCAAAGTTAGCCCGAGAAAAAGTCACTGTGGCCATATCAGGAGATGGTGGGGATGAAGTGTTCGCAGGTTATGAAAAATATTCGATTGATGCGATTGAAAATAATTTAAGAGTTAAAACACCAAAGTTCATAAGGAAAAATATACTGCCATTTTCTGCAAAACTGTTCAGTAAATTCAATAATAAATACTGTCAGAAAGCTAGCTCACTACTACATAGTTTAAGCCTAGACCCTGATGCTGCTTTTTATATTTCGAACTCTCACATTAGTAACAAAGAATGGGATTCATTAGCTACTGGCGAAACCAAACGAGCCATTGGCAATTATCATCCGTCAAGCATCACCACTAATTTTTACCAAAAATGTGATAGTGAAGATCACTTAGCCAAAATACTTTATACCGATATAAAAACCTATCTTCCTGGAGATATACTGGTAAAGGTTGATCGGATGAGCATGGCAAACTCTTTAGAAGTAAGAGCGCCATTACTAGACTATGGTATTGCACAGTTTGCAGCTAGCCTTCCTTCACACTTAAAGTTTAACAAAGGTATTAAAAAATACATTTTAAAAGAAGCGTTTAAAGACACATTACCAAACGACATTCTTAATAGAAAAAAAATGGGTTTTACCCCTCCAGTTGCATCGTGGCTGAGAAACGAGTTAAAAGACATTGCAGAAATCAAACTGTTAAACAATGAATTTGGACTGGTAAATTTCTTTAAAATAGAAAAAATAAATCAATTTTGGCAAGAGCATCAACAACACAAACGCGATCATTCAACCTTATTATGGAGCATGTTAATGTTTCAAATGTGGTGGGATAAATACATGGTGACGCAATGA